One Trichormus variabilis 0441 genomic window, GGCGGTGATTTTAGGTGATATTCCTAACTCAGAATTATTAGCGATTCCCCTAGCGCCTACTCCTAGCACCATGTTCGGCCCCCGTGGTGCTTGTTTGGTGGCGGAAACAGGGGCGTTATGGGTGTCAGATACGGGACATCATCGGTTGTTGGGTTGGCGTAAGTTACCTACAACAGATAGTCAACCGGCTGACTGGGTAATTGGACAACCAGATTTTTATCATGAGGGACAAAATGCTAAGGGTACGCCAGGTAGGGCTACTGTGAGTGTACCGACGGGGATTTGTGTCTGTGGTGGAGGTTTGGCAATTGCTGATGCCTGGAATCACCGGGTTTTGATTTGGCACAAGATACCGGAAGATAACAATGTGCCGGCGGATTTGGTGTTGGGACAAGGGAATTTTTCTGACAATGAACCAAATCGGGGTAAGCAATCACCAGATGCGAATACTATGCACTGGCCTTACGGGGTTGCATATCATCAAGGACGGCTATTTGTGGCTGACACTGGTAATCGTCGGTTGTTGATTTGGCAGGAGTTACCAACAGAAAATGGACAACCGGCTGATATAGTTTTGGGACAGCCGGATATGATATCTCGCAATGAGAATGGTGGTGGTTCCCCCACGGCTGGGAGTATGCGTTGGTGTCATGATATTGCCTTTTGGGATGATAATTTAGTTGTCACCGATGCGGGTAATAATCGGGTGATGATTTGGCAGGGGATACCTACCGAAAATAATGTCCCCTGTGCGGTGGTGTTGGGGCAGAAAAGTTTTGATTTGGTGGAGATGAACCAAGGGGTTTATTTTCCCAGTGCTGGTAGTTTAAGTATGCCTTATGGGGTGGGGACGACTGAGGATTGGTTGCTGGTGGCGGATACTGCTAATTCTCGGTTGCTAGGATGGAGGAAACGAGAGTCGATATTATTATTGCAGGGGGCGATCGCTGATGGCATCATCGGCCAAAATTCTTTTCAAAGTAAAAGTGAAAATCGGCATTTTGGGTTGCCTACAAGGGATAGTTTGAATTGGTGTTATGGGGTAAAGGTTTGTGGTAGTACGGCGGTAATATCTGATTCTGGGAATAATCGGGTTTTGTTATGGCGCTTTTTGTAACGCAGAGGGGCGCGGAGTAGTTTATGGCGACTGAGGAAATTCGAGTTCGCGGTACTGTCCAGGGGGTGGGTTTTCGTCCTACGGTGTACCGTCTGGCTAAGGCTTGTGGTTTGCGGGGGGATGTTTGTAATGATGGGGAAGGGGTGTTAATTCGGGTATGTGGTGACGAAGGGGCTTTGGCGGAGTTTGTTGTTAGATTGCAGGAAGAATGTCCACCACTGGCGAAAATTAATGAACTCGTCAGGACACCATATCAAGGTGAGTTGAACTTCCATGATTTTGTTATTTCTCATAGTGTTAGTGGCGTAGTGAGAACGGAAATTAGTCCTGATGCGGCTACTTGTGTTGAATGTCAGCGAGAAATTTTTGACCCCTTTAGCCGTTTTTACCGTTATCCCTTTACTAACTGTACTCATTGCGGCCCCCGGTTGAGTATTATTCGTGCCATTCCCTATGACAGATGTAATACCAGTATGTCTGCGTTTGTCATGTGTTCTGAATGTGAAAAAGAATATCATGATATCGAAAACCGCCGCTTCCACGCCCAACCTGTCGCCTGTCACACCTGCGGCCCTAAAGCTTGGCTAGAACGGGCTGATGGTAAACCTGTGACGGCTTCTATGTTTTCTATGTTGGATGATGTGGATGCTGTTTGTACTTTGTTACAGAAGGGTGAAATTGTCGCTATTAAGGGAATTGGTGGTTTTCATTTAGCTTGTGATGCTACCCAAGAAGCGGCTGTGGAGAAATTGCGTCAGCGTAAGCGAAGATATGATAAGCCTTTTGCTTTGATGGCACGGGATATTACTGTTATTGAAAAATATTGCTTTGTTAATGATAAGGAACGGGAGTTATTAGATAGTCCTACTGCACCGATTGTTTTGTTAGGAAAAAGGACAGAGGAAATAAGTTCTTTCCCTATCGCCTCCACTGTCGCACCTGGACAAAATATTCTTGGTTTCATGCTACCTTATACGCCGTTGCATCATTTGATGCTCAAGCGGATGAATCGCCCAATTGTTTTGACAAGTGGCAATATTTCTGATGAACCACAATGTATTGATAATGATGAATCGAAAGAAAAGCTAAGTCATATAGCTGATTATTTTCTTCTACATAATCGGGAGATTGTGAATAGAGTTGATGATTCAGTTGTGCGGGTGATTGATAATAAAATACAAATCATGCGTCGTGCTAGAGGTTATGCGCCAGCAACGATAAAATTACCACCAGGATTTGATAATATTCACCAAATTTTAGCGATGGGTAGTGAGTTAAAAAACACCTTTTGTTTATTGAGAGATTATGAAGCAATTCTATCTCAACATTTGGGAGATTTAGAAAATGCTTTGGCGTTTAATTGTTATCAGGATACATTGAATTTGTATTTAAATTTGTTGCAACACAAACCAGAGGCGATCGCCGTTGATTTACACCCTGAATATTTATCCACAAAACTTGGTCAAGAATTAGCCGCCGCCAACCAGATTCAACTGCAATATATTCAACATCATCACGCCCACATTGCCGCTTGTATGGCAGAAAATCTTATTCCTTTAGATTCTTTGCCAGTCTTAGGTATTGCTTGTGATGGACTAGGTTACGGTGCAGATGGTAAACTTTGGGGAGGAGAATTTCTTTTAGCTGATTATACTCAATTCCAACGCCTGGCTACATTTAAACCAGTGGCAATGATTGGTGGTGAGCAAGCAATTTATCAGCCTTGGCGTAATACCTATGCTCATTTATTAAGTGCCAATCTTTGGGATAATTGTCAATTAAATTACCATGACTTAGAAATTATTAAATTTTTACAAAAACAGCCGATAAATTTACTCAATCAACTTATAGAACAAAGTATTAATACTCCTTTAGCTTCTTCTGTAGGAAGGCTCTTTGATGCTGTGGCTGCGGCTATCGGCATTTGTCCAGAAAAATGTAGCTACGAAGGACAAGCAGCGATCGCCCTAGAATCTATAGTCGATATCCACACATTAAATAATCCTAAAGAAACAGCAGTTTATCCCTTTCAGGTTACTTTTTCCGATAATATTTATTGTATAGACTCATGCTCCATGTGGCAATTATTGCTTGATGACTTACAGCAGCAAACTCCTCAACAAGTTATTGCTGCTAAATTTCATTTAAGTTTGGCTAATGTCATTGTGGAGACAGTCAAACATCTTCGTCAACAAAACTTATTTAATCAAGTCGCCCTAACAGGAGGAGTGTTTCAGAATAGTATCTTATTACAACTAGTCACTAAGCAGTTACAAAACTTAGAAATTAACGTACTTACTCATAGCTTAGTTCCTACAAATGACGGTGGTTTATCACTAGGTCAAGCAATTATCACAGCCGCCAGATTAATGAAAAACTCTTGATATTAAACATCCCTAAATACTCATAAAAACTCTCTGCGCCTCTGCGTGAAAAAAAATCTTTCTTCCCTCTCCACCAAAGAACAACAAAAATGTGTTTAGGAATCCCCGGACAAATCGTCGAAATCACCGACATCAACCACAAACTAGCCATCGTCGATGTGGGTGGAGTTAAACGCCAAGTCAATATCGCCTGTATAGTAGACGAACAACATCCACCCGAAGCTTGTTTAGGAGATTGGGTGTTAGTTCATGTAGGCTTTGCTATGAATAGAATCAACGAACAAGAAGCAGCCGAAACTTTAAAATTATTACAGGAAATTGCCACATTTCAAGCAGAAGTTAGTCATTAATTTTTCGGTGTTGCTGATTAGTGGGATGGTTTTTGTATCACGCATACCGCTAAGGCGGAACCGCTTGCGGTAGGCGCAAAGGCGCAAAGGTTTAAAACCCAACCCATTCTGTCTTTGATTTTGAATTTTGAATTTTGAATTTTGAATTTTGAATTTTGAATTTTGAATTTTGAATTTTGAATTTTGAATTTTGAATTGATTCATCTCCCAGTCCCCAATCCCCAATCCCCATATATGAAATACGTCGATGAATTTCGGGAACCAGAAAAAGCTGAAGCCTTACGTCGTGAGATAGAAAAACTCAGCCAGCAATTAGATAAACATATCAAGATTATGGAAGTATGCGGCGGGCATACTCACTCTATTTTTAAATACGGTATTGAAGAAATTTTACCAGCCAACATAGAACTGATTCACGGGCCTGGTTGTCCAGTCTGTGTTATGCCTAAGGGGAGATTGGATGATGCGATCGCTATTGCTCAAAATCCTAACGTCATTTTAGCAACCTTTGGCGACACCATGCGCGTCCCCGGTTCCAAAACCAGCTTGCTGCAAGCCAAAGCCACAGGCGCAGATATCCGCATGGTTTACTCTCCCCTAGATAGCCTGCAAATTGCGAGAAATCACCCTGATAAAGAAATTGTATTCTTCGCTTTAGGCTTTGAAACCACAGCCCCCAGCACCGCTTTTACCATCCTCCAAGCTGCTTCAGAAAATATTACTAACTTTAGTATGTTTTCTAATCACGTCCTCGTCAT contains:
- the hypF gene encoding carbamoyltransferase HypF, which gives rise to MATEEIRVRGTVQGVGFRPTVYRLAKACGLRGDVCNDGEGVLIRVCGDEGALAEFVVRLQEECPPLAKINELVRTPYQGELNFHDFVISHSVSGVVRTEISPDAATCVECQREIFDPFSRFYRYPFTNCTHCGPRLSIIRAIPYDRCNTSMSAFVMCSECEKEYHDIENRRFHAQPVACHTCGPKAWLERADGKPVTASMFSMLDDVDAVCTLLQKGEIVAIKGIGGFHLACDATQEAAVEKLRQRKRRYDKPFALMARDITVIEKYCFVNDKERELLDSPTAPIVLLGKRTEEISSFPIASTVAPGQNILGFMLPYTPLHHLMLKRMNRPIVLTSGNISDEPQCIDNDESKEKLSHIADYFLLHNREIVNRVDDSVVRVIDNKIQIMRRARGYAPATIKLPPGFDNIHQILAMGSELKNTFCLLRDYEAILSQHLGDLENALAFNCYQDTLNLYLNLLQHKPEAIAVDLHPEYLSTKLGQELAAANQIQLQYIQHHHAHIAACMAENLIPLDSLPVLGIACDGLGYGADGKLWGGEFLLADYTQFQRLATFKPVAMIGGEQAIYQPWRNTYAHLLSANLWDNCQLNYHDLEIIKFLQKQPINLLNQLIEQSINTPLASSVGRLFDAVAAAIGICPEKCSYEGQAAIALESIVDIHTLNNPKETAVYPFQVTFSDNIYCIDSCSMWQLLLDDLQQQTPQQVIAAKFHLSLANVIVETVKHLRQQNLFNQVALTGGVFQNSILLQLVTKQLQNLEINVLTHSLVPTNDGGLSLGQAIITAARLMKNS
- a CDS encoding HypC/HybG/HupF family hydrogenase formation chaperone, encoding MCLGIPGQIVEITDINHKLAIVDVGGVKRQVNIACIVDEQHPPEACLGDWVLVHVGFAMNRINEQEAAETLKLLQEIATFQAEVSH